In Chondrinema litorale, one genomic interval encodes:
- a CDS encoding nuclear transport factor 2 family protein encodes MNLPKVIGDLVKAQDNFDSTAYANCFTKTAMVFDEGKTHNGKVEIKNWIEEANKKYQVTMKPLEYSEAQETLKAEISGTFPGSPLTLTYHYEFKDELIESLEIV; translated from the coding sequence ATGAATTTACCAAAAGTAATAGGAGACTTAGTAAAAGCACAGGACAATTTTGACAGTACAGCTTACGCTAATTGTTTTACCAAAACAGCCATGGTTTTTGACGAAGGGAAAACACACAACGGTAAAGTAGAAATAAAAAATTGGATTGAAGAAGCCAACAAGAAATATCAGGTAACAATGAAACCGCTTGAATACTCAGAAGCCCAAGAGACCTTAAAAGCAGAAATTTCAGGTACCTTTCCGGGAAGTCCGCTTACATTAACTTATCATTATGAATTTAAAGACGAGTTAATTGAATCGCTGGAAATTGTATAA
- a CDS encoding RNA polymerase sigma factor, whose protein sequence is MKKNIRLTSYDSLNLKHGITQSISNPPDQKIWKDFKNGNEEAFISIYKNYFNLLFRYGHQFTKDTGLVEDCIQELFIELRSKRKNLADVTSIKFYLYKSMRSRIFRSLSKQSRFKFSDNLLDGYNFQINLSQETFLINSEIDESTRQALKEAFNNLTTKQREIIIYYFYENLSYQEISEIMNFSKVKYSRDLLYRAVDKLKESMHDFKPQIFYTFIAIFFSY, encoded by the coding sequence ATGAAAAAAAATATACGACTAACAAGCTACGATAGTCTAAACCTTAAACATGGCATAACGCAATCCATTTCAAATCCTCCGGATCAAAAAATTTGGAAAGATTTTAAAAACGGAAATGAAGAAGCTTTTATCAGCATTTATAAAAACTACTTTAATTTACTTTTTAGGTATGGCCACCAGTTTACGAAAGATACAGGATTAGTAGAAGATTGTATTCAAGAATTATTTATAGAGTTACGATCAAAAAGAAAAAATCTAGCAGATGTAACTTCTATTAAATTCTATTTGTACAAATCTATGAGAAGTAGAATTTTTAGAAGTTTATCTAAACAAAGTAGGTTTAAGTTTAGTGATAACTTATTAGATGGTTATAATTTCCAGATCAATTTATCTCAAGAAACCTTTCTTATCAATTCTGAAATAGATGAAAGTACAAGACAAGCACTAAAAGAAGCATTTAACAACCTAACGACTAAGCAAAGGGAGATTATCATCTATTATTTTTACGAGAATTTATCTTATCAAGAAATTTCAGAAATAATGAATTTCTCTAAAGTAAAATATTCTCGTGACCTTTTATATAGAGCCGTAGATAAGCTAAAAGAGTCAATGCATGACTTTAAACCTCAAATATTCTATACTTTTATAGCTATTTTTTTTAGTTATTAA
- a CDS encoding FecR family protein: MKKYEEFKLEDFLKDDFFMSWLKEGSTEKTHFWNNWIERNPEKVGTIQRAIEIFQSIDYEHSPQPEENRYHEILENILKSDKESKKDRITSITDFILSKDFIRYAAVFIIFVGISLIYYKNTPLDINEQPQVAHWPILTKEVSKGKKLALSLSDGSKIKLNAESKLIFPEKFTGNNREVFLKGEAYFEIAKNPEKPFVINSGDLVITVLGTSFNVNSYEGNNNVQVAVSSGKVAVRLNEKQWKDNTTFLTKNQVLTFDKKTNSIKSEIKDVTDLIAWKDKTLIFEDATLEIIKKKLERWYDVEIEIKVEEEKQRKFNGRYTNPTLKQVLEGICYSSKLKYTIEGKKVLIIENPQKNE, translated from the coding sequence ATGAAAAAATATGAAGAATTTAAGTTAGAGGATTTCCTTAAAGACGACTTTTTTATGAGTTGGTTAAAGGAAGGATCTACAGAAAAAACTCACTTTTGGAATAATTGGATTGAGAGAAATCCAGAAAAAGTAGGAACTATACAAAGAGCTATAGAAATTTTTCAATCTATAGATTATGAGCATTCACCTCAACCTGAAGAAAATAGATATCACGAGATATTAGAAAATATATTAAAGTCTGATAAAGAAAGTAAAAAAGACAGGATAACATCAATTACAGATTTTATCCTTTCAAAGGACTTTATAAGATATGCAGCTGTATTTATAATTTTTGTTGGTATTTCATTAATTTACTATAAAAATACTCCTTTAGATATAAATGAACAGCCCCAAGTAGCGCATTGGCCAATCTTAACTAAAGAAGTTTCTAAAGGGAAAAAACTAGCTTTATCGTTGAGTGATGGAAGTAAAATCAAACTCAATGCTGAGAGTAAATTAATATTCCCTGAAAAGTTTACTGGCAATAATAGAGAAGTATTCTTAAAAGGAGAAGCATATTTTGAAATTGCTAAAAACCCCGAAAAACCTTTTGTAATTAATTCGGGAGATTTAGTAATTACTGTATTGGGAACATCCTTTAACGTGAATTCTTACGAAGGGAATAACAATGTACAGGTCGCTGTTTCTTCTGGAAAAGTAGCTGTTAGATTAAATGAAAAACAGTGGAAAGATAATACTACTTTTCTCACCAAAAATCAAGTGCTAACATTCGATAAAAAAACGAACAGTATCAAGTCTGAAATTAAGGATGTTACTGATCTAATAGCGTGGAAAGATAAAACCTTAATTTTTGAAGATGCCACATTAGAAATAATTAAGAAGAAATTAGAGAGGTGGTATGATGTGGAAATAGAGATTAAAGTCGAAGAAGAAAAACAAAGAAAATTTAATGGAAGGTATACAAATCCGACCCTAAAACAGGTATTGGAAGGGATTTGCTATTCCTCGAAACTCAAGTATACAATTGAAGGTAAAAAGGTATTAATTATTGAAAATCCACAAAAAAATGAATAG
- a CDS encoding SusC/RagA family TonB-linked outer membrane protein: MKMKLLRQILKMSRICLYGIFLQSLFCSLIIAKDGYSQKKSIEEIILTLEIKNLPLNDAFNEISKQTNLNFAYDKIFVNDKQRINIDVENESLGDVLRLMSKDFKIKFKRINGTIHVSPYKQIQYTHDPVVEEIINQQLVSGIVTSVDDGQPLPGVSIIIKGTNKGTTTDLDGHYSLNITTEDVLQFSYIGYNTQEITVGNQSEINISLQTDLEQLEEVVVIGYGEVEKRDVTGAISSIDSEKVTRMNPPQTAKAIQGQVAGVNVRKVDSKPGSGYSIDIRGVHSINYSSEPLVVIDGVMGGDMNTLNPSDIQSIDVLKDASATSIYGARGANGVIIITTKKGKTGTPRVTYDGYTGVKTPKLPDMMTAQEFYRAYNDVVIAENPNANVIWTQQQQANVDEGKSVNWVDEVTDPAIQTSHVIALSGGSETTTHYFSAGYLNEKGNVLHTGYERYSLKGSIESKLNKVVRTGFTTYFMMGKQELGSPETLRSALRARPTGSIYYNELLNPAETNDRDVDGYAMWMGIKDSQVPNPLMEVRPGNFRRETRTSNFLGNGFVELTPLKGLSVKTSLSASVLNERFGQFIGTDAKARLNKLPVANSTNEIKTSYTLDNIINYKVDKGSNQFNLTVGQSALQERYESSGVNVQDLPYYSGWYAFQTAETISAASSQLTERSILSFMGRFNYSFDDKYLLTFTGRYDGSSVLAEGNKWAFFPSIAFAWRAGDEEFIQGLDVFSDLKVRVSYGQVGNDVVSPYSTQAFLAKTSYDFDGDAAYGYAPDNIGNADLKWERSTETNLGLDMGFFDNKISATVELYRKTTDDLIQNVALPTSLGFDAVTANVGKILNKGIEISLSTYNINRENFTWTTNLNFSSNHNEVLELYGGTVTRDIANNLFVGESLNSHYYYEFDGIWQLDEEDEAGEYNQVPGSVKVVDQNNDGAIASSADEALDDRIVLGNELPKWMAGINNMFTYKNWDFSVFVYTRQGVMYRNSMLSGTMGELGSARYNGLNLNYWTEENPTNEYFGVWQSNPYRQAIQYKEANFVRISNITLGYSLSSEALERIHFSKARFYVQADNPFVFVKDKQIWLDPEFNSGSYNDDLPFSTYMIGVNLSF; the protein is encoded by the coding sequence ATGAAAATGAAACTACTAAGACAAATATTAAAAATGTCTAGAATATGTTTATATGGGATATTTCTACAGTCATTATTTTGTAGTTTAATCATAGCCAAAGATGGCTACTCCCAGAAAAAAAGTATCGAAGAAATTATCTTAACGCTAGAGATAAAAAACTTACCGTTAAATGATGCTTTCAATGAAATATCTAAGCAAACTAATCTGAACTTTGCTTATGACAAGATATTTGTGAATGATAAACAAAGGATTAACATTGATGTTGAAAATGAATCCTTAGGTGATGTGCTTCGTCTGATGTCGAAAGACTTCAAGATTAAATTTAAGCGAATTAACGGCACTATACATGTGAGTCCCTACAAGCAAATACAATATACTCATGATCCAGTTGTAGAAGAAATTATTAATCAGCAATTGGTGTCAGGCATAGTTACTTCAGTAGATGATGGCCAACCACTACCAGGAGTAAGCATTATTATTAAAGGGACAAATAAAGGAACCACTACAGATTTAGACGGTCATTATTCTTTAAATATTACGACAGAAGATGTTTTACAATTTAGCTACATTGGATATAACACACAGGAAATTACAGTTGGTAATCAAAGTGAAATAAATATCTCTCTACAAACTGACCTTGAGCAATTAGAAGAGGTAGTTGTTATAGGATATGGAGAAGTGGAGAAAAGAGATGTTACGGGAGCAATTAGCTCGATTGATTCAGAAAAAGTTACTCGTATGAATCCTCCCCAAACTGCCAAAGCTATACAGGGACAGGTAGCGGGAGTAAATGTTAGAAAAGTAGATTCTAAACCAGGATCTGGTTATTCTATAGATATTAGAGGTGTTCATTCGATTAACTATAGTAGTGAACCTTTGGTTGTAATCGATGGCGTTATGGGAGGAGATATGAATACCTTAAACCCTAGTGATATTCAATCAATCGATGTATTAAAGGATGCTTCTGCAACATCAATTTATGGAGCTAGAGGTGCAAATGGTGTTATTATTATCACAACAAAAAAAGGGAAAACAGGTACGCCGAGGGTTACATATGATGGATATACTGGAGTTAAAACTCCAAAGTTACCAGATATGATGACTGCCCAGGAATTTTATCGAGCTTACAATGATGTAGTTATTGCAGAAAATCCAAATGCAAATGTTATTTGGACCCAGCAACAACAGGCAAATGTAGATGAAGGAAAATCTGTAAACTGGGTTGATGAAGTAACAGACCCTGCAATTCAAACCAGTCATGTAATCGCACTTTCAGGTGGTTCTGAAACCACCACACACTATTTTTCTGCAGGATATTTAAACGAAAAAGGAAATGTGCTACATACTGGTTACGAAAGATATAGTCTCAAGGGGAGTATAGAAAGCAAATTAAATAAAGTAGTTCGAACAGGATTTACTACCTATTTTATGATGGGGAAACAAGAATTGGGGTCTCCTGAAACACTTCGCTCAGCACTCAGAGCGCGTCCTACTGGGTCAATATATTATAATGAATTGCTTAATCCTGCAGAGACCAATGATAGAGATGTGGATGGTTATGCTATGTGGATGGGTATTAAAGATTCTCAAGTACCTAATCCGTTAATGGAAGTAAGACCGGGGAATTTTAGAAGAGAAACCAGAACATCCAATTTCTTGGGGAATGGATTTGTAGAGTTAACTCCTTTGAAAGGTCTGAGTGTAAAAACTTCATTGTCGGCATCTGTTTTAAATGAAAGGTTTGGTCAATTTATAGGTACCGATGCAAAAGCCAGACTCAATAAACTTCCTGTTGCTAATTCTACAAATGAGATAAAGACTTCTTATACCTTAGATAATATAATTAACTACAAAGTTGATAAAGGTTCGAATCAGTTCAATCTAACAGTTGGTCAAAGTGCTCTACAAGAGAGATATGAGTCCTCCGGAGTGAATGTACAGGATCTTCCATATTATTCTGGCTGGTATGCTTTTCAAACTGCCGAGACCATTTCTGCTGCAAGTAGTCAGTTAACTGAAAGGTCAATTTTGTCATTTATGGGAAGATTCAACTACAGTTTTGATGATAAATACTTATTAACTTTTACTGGACGCTATGATGGATCATCAGTACTGGCAGAGGGTAATAAGTGGGCATTTTTTCCATCAATAGCTTTTGCATGGAGAGCGGGAGATGAAGAATTTATCCAAGGTCTAGATGTATTTTCTGATTTGAAGGTAAGAGTTAGCTATGGCCAGGTAGGTAATGATGTGGTATCTCCTTACAGCACCCAGGCCTTTTTGGCTAAAACTTCCTATGATTTTGATGGTGACGCAGCATATGGATATGCCCCAGATAATATTGGCAATGCAGATCTCAAATGGGAAAGAAGTACTGAAACCAATTTAGGATTGGATATGGGCTTTTTTGACAATAAAATATCTGCTACAGTGGAGTTGTACAGAAAAACAACCGATGATTTAATTCAGAATGTCGCTTTACCAACTTCTCTTGGCTTTGATGCAGTTACAGCAAACGTTGGGAAGATATTAAATAAAGGTATTGAAATTTCACTCAGTACTTATAATATAAATAGAGAGAATTTCACTTGGACTACAAACTTAAATTTCTCTTCTAACCACAATGAAGTACTGGAGTTATATGGAGGTACAGTAACTCGTGATATTGCTAATAACCTTTTTGTAGGAGAATCTTTAAACTCCCATTACTATTACGAGTTCGATGGTATTTGGCAATTGGATGAGGAAGATGAAGCAGGTGAATACAATCAGGTACCAGGTTCAGTAAAGGTGGTGGATCAAAATAACGATGGGGCCATTGCAAGCTCTGCCGATGAGGCACTGGATGATAGGATAGTCTTAGGAAATGAGCTTCCAAAATGGATGGCAGGTATCAATAATATGTTCACCTATAAAAATTGGGATTTTTCTGTCTTTGTTTACACTCGTCAGGGGGTGATGTACCGCAATAGTATGCTAAGTGGTACTATGGGAGAGTTGGGAAGTGCCAGGTATAATGGTTTGAATTTAAATTACTGGACTGAAGAAAATCCAACTAATGAGTATTTTGGTGTATGGCAATCAAACCCTTATCGTCAGGCCATCCAATACAAGGAGGCCAATTTTGTAAGGATATCTAATATTACATTAGGCTACAGTCTTTCATCTGAAGCACTTGAAAGAATTCATTTTAGTAAAGCCAGATTTTATGTGCAAGCAGACAATCCATTTGTGTTTGTTAAAGACAAACAAATTTGGTTAGATCCTGAATTTAATTCTGGTTCATACAATGATGATCTTCCATTTTCAACTTACATGATTGGAGTAAATCTATCCTTTTAA